Proteins from a single region of Drosophila biarmipes strain raj3 chromosome 3R, RU_DBia_V1.1, whole genome shotgun sequence:
- the LOC108024628 gene encoding probable multidrug resistance-associated protein lethal(2)03659: MQSMKADELPENPRERSNPLSSLMFCFAMPVLFKGRKKNLEQTDLYRALKEHKSDSLGDQLCSAWDEQVAKNETPSLGRALVKVFGYRLLLTGLSLFFQEFLTKITQPICLFGVMAYFAGNDQDRSKAQLYAAGLIAGSVCSVLIGHPYMLGLLHLGMKMRVALSSLIYRKALRLSRTALGDTTVGQVVNLLSNDVGRFDLVLINVHYLWIAPLELIVVTYLMYLEIGISSIFGVAIMLLFLPFQSYLGKRTSVLRLRTALRTDERVRMMNEIISGIQVIKMYAWEKPFGKVVELTRFNEMLCIKQVNYIRGILISFAMFLSRIFTSTSLIAFVVLGNVLNAERAFFVTAYYNILRRSVTMFFPQGISQFAELMVSVRRLETFMHRPETLVRDKSKIIPIPKSESLNGDSPKSNGISENLIEFSQFQARWESHSVDPTLEDINLQLGRRKLVAVIGPVGAGKSSLIQAVLGELPAESGTLKVNGSYSYAAQEPWLFTGTVRQNILFGLEFDKHRYRTVVKKCALERDFELLPFGDKTIVGERGASLSGGQKARISLARAVYRRADIYLLDDPLSAVDTHVGRHLFDQCMRGYLRSELVILVTHQLQFLEQADLIVIMDKGRISAMGTYSSMKRSGLDFAQLLTGPNKDHDDFDEVEGAGGEGLDLLNVPSMSRRGSKNSKPSTRNNSFTSLSSMAESMAQEASLQLQEARVEGKIGLGLYKEYLTAGSSWFMLFFMVFLCLATQILCSAADYFLSYWVDKNVYDQTDMNKDPQDMYYFAALNVAVVVFTIVRTMLFYKMAMRSSTQLHNAMYQGITRAAMYFFNTNPSGRILNRFSKDLGQVDEVLPTVMLDVVQIFLTLLGIIIVICITNPYYLILTLVLAIIFYYIREFYLKTSRDVKRLEAVARSPIYSHLSATITGLPTIRALGAQKELIAEFDNLQDLHSSGYYTFLATNRAFGYYLDCFCTLYIVIIILNYFINPPKSSGEVGLAITQAMGMTGMVQWGMRQSAELENTMTAVERVVEYDEIEPEGEFESREGKKPAPSWPEKGEIIAEDLCLRYFPDPQAKYVLKALNFRIQPREKVGIVGRTGAGKSSLINALFRLSYNEGIITIDERDTADMGLFDLRSKISIIPQEPVLFSGTMRYNLDPFEEYPDAKLWEALEEVKLKPLIAELPSGLQSKISEGGSNFSVGQRQLVCLARAILRENRVLVMDEATANVDPQTDALIQATIRSKFRDCTVLTIAHRLNTIMDSDRVLVMDAGHLVEFGSPYELLTACESKIFHGMVMETGQNSFDSLLKVAEKAHLESKKPKSE, translated from the exons ATGCAGTCGATGAAAGCCGATGAACTGCCGGAGAATCCGCGGGAACGCTCCAACCCCCTCTCCTCACTCATGTTCTG TTTTGCCATGCCCGTACTTTTTAAAGGGCGGAAGAAGAATTTGGAACAAACGGATCTCTATAGAGCCCTCAAAGAACACAAGTCGG ACTCACTGGGAGATCAGTTGTGCTCAGCCTGGGATGAGCAGGTGGCCAAAAATGAGACACCCAGTTTGGGTCGTGCCCTGGTGAAAGTATTTGGCTATCGCTTGCTCCTCACGGGTCTGTCTCTGTTTTTCCAGGAATTCCTTACCAA AATTACCCAGCCCATCTGCTTGTTTGGAGTGATGGCTTACTTTGCCGGTAACGATCAGGATCGGAGCAAGGCCCAGTTATATGCAGCGGGTCTCATAGCAGGTTCCGTATGCAGTGTGCTCATAGGACATCCCTATATGTTGGGCCTCCTTCATCTGGGCATGAAGATGCGCGTGG CACTCAGCAGCCTCATCTATCGCAAGGCTCTTCGGCTGAGCAGAACTGCCCTGGGCGACACCACAGTGGGTCAGGTGGTCAACCTCCTGTCCAACGATGTGGGTCGCTTCGATTTGGTTCTGATCAACGTGCACTACCTGTGGATAGCTCCGTTGGAACTGATCGTGGTCACCTACCTGATGTACCTGGAG attGGCATATCCTCCATTTTTGGAGTGGCGATAATGCTACTGTTCCTGCCCTTCCAATCCTACCTCGGCAAGCGGACCAGCGTGCTGCGCCTGCGCACCGCTCTGCGAACGGACGAGCGTGTCCGCATGATGAACGAGATCATCTCGGGCATCCAGGTGATCAAGATGTACGCCTGGGAGAAGCCTTTCGGCAAGGTGGTGGAGCTGACCCGCTTCAATGAGATGCTGTGCATCAAGCAAGTCAACTACATCCGCGGCATCCTCATCTCGTTTGCCATGTTCCTGTCGCGCATCTTCACCTCCACCAGTCTGATTGCCTTCGTCGTGCTGGGCAATGTCCTGAATGCCGAGCGGGCCTTCTTCGTCACTGCCTACTACAACATCCTGCGTCGCTCGGTGACCATGTTCTTTCCGCAGGGCATCTCCCAGTTTGCCGAACTGATGGTTTCTGTCCGGCGTTTGGAGACTTTTATGCATCGCCCGGAGACACTGGTCAGGGATAAGTCAAAAATTATTCCGATTCCGAAGTCGGAGTCATTGAATGGAGATAGTCCCAAGAGCAATGGCATCTCGGAGAATCTGATTGAGTTCAGTCAGTTCCAGGCCCGCTGGGAGAGTCATTCGGTGGATCCCACATTGGAGGACATAAACCTCCAACTGGGCCGTCGTAAGTTGGTGGCCGTCATTGGACCCGTGGGCGCCGGCAAGTCCAGCTTGATCCAAGCTGTGCTCGGCGAGCTGCCGGCGGAAAGTGGCACCCTAAAAGTCAATGGAAGTTATTCCTATGCCGCCCAAGAACCTTGGCTTTTTACGGGCACTGTGCGCCAGAATATCCTGTTTGGCCTGGAGTTTGACAAGCATCGCTATCGCACCGTGGTGAAGAAGTGCGCCCTGGAGAGAGACTTTGAACTGTTGCCCTTCGGTGACAAGACTATTGTGGGCGAGCGTGGAGCATCCCTCTCCGGGGGACAGAAGGCCAGGATCAGTTTGGCTCGAGCGGTGTACCGACGAGCGGATATCTATCTTTTGGATGACCCACTCAGCGCAGTTGAtacccacgttgggcgccacttATTTGATCAATGCATGCGTGGTTACTTGAGAAGTGAGCTAGTCATCCTGGTCACCCATCAGCTGCAATTCCTGGAGCAGGCGGACCTCATAGTTATCATGGATAAGGGTCGGATTAGTGCAATGGGCACATACTCATCCATGAAGCGCAGTGGATTGGACTTTGCCCAACTGCTAACGGGGCCAAATAAGGATCATGACGATTTTGACGAGGTCGAAGGGGCAGGTGGTGAGGGCCTGGATCTTTTGAATGTGCCCTCGATGAGCAGGAGGGGCAGCAAGAATAGTAAGCCAAGCACGCGGAACAACAGCTTCACCTCACTGAGCTCCATGGCAGAGTCGATGGCCCAGGAGGCCTCACTGCAGTTGCAGGAGGCGAGAGTTGAGGGCAAGATCGGCCTGGGACTGTACAAGGAGTACTTGACTGCCGGCAGCAGCTGGTTCATGCTCTTCTTCATGGTCTTCCTGTGCCTGGCCACTCAGATCCTCTGCTCTGCAGCGGATTACTTCCTGTCCTACTG GGTGGACAAGAACGTGTATGATCAGACGGATATGAACAAGGATCCCCAGGATATGTACTACTTTGCCGCTCTCAATGTGGCTGTGGTGGTCTTCACCATCGTGCGCACCATGCTCTTCTACAAGATGGCCATGAGGAGCTCCACCCAACTGCACAATGCCATGTACCAGGGTATTACGAGGGCTGCCATGTACTTCTTCAACACGAATCCCTCGGGACGGATCCTCAATCGGTTCTCCAAGGATCTGGGCCAGGTGGACGAGGTCCTGCCAACAGTCATGCTGGATGTGGTGCAAATCTTCCTCACGCTACTGGGCATCATAATCGTCATCTGCATCACCAATCCGTATTACCTCATTTTGACTCTTGTCTTGGCCATAATTTTTTACTATATAAGAGAGTTTTACCTGAAGACATCGAGGGATGTGAAGAGATTGGAGGCGGTTGCCAGATCTCCCATATACTCTCACCTGAGTGCCACGATTACGGGGCTGCCCACCATACGAGCTTTGGGCGCCCAAAAGGAACTCATTGCGGAATTCGACAATCTGCAGGACTTGCATAGTTCTGGTTACTACACTTTTTTGGCCACGAACCGCGCCTTTGGTTATTACCTGGACTGCTTCTGCACATTGTACATAGTGATCATTATCCTCAACTACTTTATAAACCCACCGAAAAGCTCTGGCGAAGTGGGTTTGGCCATCACCCAGGCCATGGGCATGACGGGAATGGTGCAGTGGGGAATGCGCCAGTCGGCGGAGCTGGAGAACACGATGACCGCCGTGGAGCGAGTGGTGGAGTACGATGAGATTGAGCCGGAGGGTGAGTTTGAGTCCCGCGAAGGCAAGAAGCCCGCGCCGAGTTGGCCGGAAAAGGGTGAGATCATAGCCGAGGATCTGTGCCTGCGATACTTCCCGGATCCGCAGGCAAAGTACGTGCTCAAAGCGCTGAACTTCCGTATCCAGCCACGTGAAAAAGTGGGCATTGTGGGTCGTACCGGCGCTGGCAAATCCTCATTGATCAATGCCCTCTTCCGACTATCCTACAACGAGGGCATCATCACCATCGACGAAAGGGACACGGCTGACATGGGACTCTTCGATCTGCGCAGCAAGATATCCATTATACCGCAGGAGCCAGTGCTTTTCTCGGGTACCATGCGCTATAATTTGGATCCCTTCGAGGAGTACCCGGACGCCAAGTTGTGGGAGGCGTTGGAGGAGGTGAAGCTGAAGCCCCTGATTGCCGAGCTTCCCAGTGGGCTGCAGAGCAAGATTTCCGAGGGGGGCAGTAATTTCAGCGTGGGCCAGCGCCAGTTGGTGTGCCTGGCCAGAGCCATTCTCCGAGAGAATCGCGTCCTCGTGATGGACGAGGCAACGGCCAATGTGGATCCACAAACCGACGCTCTCATTCAGGCCACGATTAGGAGCAAATTCCGGGACTGCACAGTGCTGACCATAGCCCATCGTCTGAACACGATTATGGATTCGGACCGCGTTCTAGTCATGGATGCCGGTCACCTTGTGGAGTTCGGCTCACCCTACGAACTTCTCACCGCCTGCGAATCGAAAATTTTCCACGGAATGGTAATGGAAACTGGACAAAACTCCTTCGACAGCCTGCTCAAGGTAGCCGAAAAG GCCCACTTGGAATCAAAGAAGCCCAAATCGGAGTAG
- the LOC108024627 gene encoding fatty acid-binding protein, muscle, translated as MSFVGKKYKLDKSENFDEYMKELGVGLVTRKMGNSLSPTVEVTKEGDTYTLTTTSTFKTSAISFKLGEEFDEETLDGRNVKSIITLDGNKLTQEQKGDKPTTIVREFNDGELITTLTIGNVKCVRVYKAV; from the exons ATGTCTTTCGTTGGCAAGAAGTACAAGCTGGACAAGTCCGAGAACTTCGATGAGTACATGAAGGAGTTGG GCGTTGGTCTGGTGACCCGCAAGATGGGCAACAGTCTGAGCCCCACTGTGGAGGTGACCAAGGAGGGCGACACGTACACCCTGACCACCACCTCCACCTTCAAGACGTCGGCCATCAGCTTCAAGCTGGGCGAGGAGTTCGACGAGGAGACCCTGGACGGACGCAACGTCAAGAGCATCATCACCCTGGATGGCAACAAGCTGACGCAGGAGCAGAAGGGCGACAAGCCCACCACCATCGTGCGCGAGTTCAACGACGGCGAGCTGATCACC ACCCTCACCATCGGCAACGTGAAGTGCGTGCGCGTCTACAAGGCCGTCTAA
- the LOC108024728 gene encoding putative tricarboxylate transport protein, mitochondrial — translation MDRSAISALVSPYRRRPWMSETGAAAPAGGQVGLKGIVAGGITGGIEICITYPTEYVKTQLQLDEKGAGKKYNGIFDCVKKTVQQRGFFGLYRGLSVLVYGSIPKSAARFGAFEFLKSNAVDSRGQLSNSGKLLCGLGAGVCEAIVAVTPMETIKVKFINDQRSANPKFKGFAHGVGQIIKAEGVSGIYKGLTATILKQGSNQAIRFFVLESLKDLYKGEDHNKPVPKLVVGAFGAIAGAASVFGNTPLDVVKTRMQGLEASKYKNTAHCALQILKNEGPAAFYKGTVPRLGRVCLDVAITFMIYDSFMDLFNKVWV, via the exons ATGGATCGCTCGGCCATCTCGGCTTTGGTCAGTCCGTACCGCCGACGTCCCTGGATGTCGGAGACCGGAGCTGCGGCCCCAGCCGGTGGACAGGTGGGTCTCAAGGGCATTGTGGCCGGAGGCATCACGGGCGGCATCGAGATCTGCATCACCTACCCCACCGAGTACGTGAAGACACAGCTGCAGCTGGACGAGAAGGGAGCGGGCAAGAAGTACAATGGAATCTTCGACTGCGTCAAGAAGACGGTACAGCAGCGAGGATTCTTCGGTCTCTACCGCGGTCTCAGTGTCCTTGTCTACGGCAGCATTCCCAAGTCTGCCGCCAG GTTCGGCGCCTTTGAGTTCTTGAAATCGAACGCCGTGGACTCGCGCGGACAACTGAGCAACTCCGGAAAGCTGCTCTGCGGCTTGGGCGCTGGCGTCTGCGAGGCCATCGTTGCAGTTACCCCCATGGAGACCATCAAGGTGAAGTTCATCAATGACCAGCGTAGCGCCAACCCCAAGTTCAAGGGTTTCGCCCATGGAGTGGGCCAGATCATCAAGGCGGAGGGCGTCTCTGGCATCTACAAGGGTCTTACGGCCACCATCCTGAAGCAGGGATCCAACCAGGCAATCCGATTCTTTGTACTGGAGTCTCTGAAGGATCTGTACAAGGGCGAGGATCACAACAAGCCGGTGCCCAAGCTGGTGGTGGGAGCGTTCGGAGCCATTGCCGGAGCAGCCTCTGTGTTCGGTAACACACCACTGGATGTGGTCAAGACGAGGATGCAGGGCCTGGAGGCCTCCAAGTACAAGAACACTGCCCATTGTGCTCTGCAGATCCTGAAGAACGAGGGACCCGCCGCCTTCTACAAGGGCACTGTGCCCCGATTGGGACGTGTGTGTCTGGATGTGGCCATCACCTTCATGATCTACGACTCCTTCATGGATCTGTTCAACAAGGTGTGGGTGTAA
- the LOC108024729 gene encoding 8-oxo-dGDP phosphatase NUDT18 — translation MASIVEKVRRVLDAKDLGDITTELCDFSLKEQNATAEAQGVQPSSASDFVPILGQTVTYIVACVLINEHDELLMIEEAKQSCAGKWYLPAGRMERGESITEAAAREVFEETGLNAELTTLLAVEAAGGSWFRFVLTGRITGGRLKTPADADAESIQARWVRNPKEVPLRANDILNIIDIGRAYHQGQKVAITPSPWHGNILPTRYSHKRNYLRVLAVARKRAHNSLNILVSEKNAHHFPTVELHPNRSLHSTLRKFMIEIFGAELPQHRPHGLLSVEHSPSEQENKDGICLNLLVAFRPPLEEISLIGKCIWQELGAPLDEMLGRIVSSKNASIPLNVVR, via the exons ATGGCTTCGATTGTGGAGAAAGTGCGTCGCGTCTTGGACGCCAAAGATCTGGGCGACATCACCACGGAGCTGTGCGACTTTTCTCTGAAAGAACAGAATGCCACCGCCGAGGCCCAGGGAGTACAGCCCTCGTCAGCCTCCGATTTCGTGCCCATTCTCGGCCAGACAGTCACCTACATTGTGGCCTGTGTGCTGATCAACGAGCACGACGAGCTGCTCATGATCGAGGAGGCCAAACAGAGCTGTGCAG GCAAGTGGTACTTACCCGCCGGCCGCATGGAGCGGGGCGAGTCCATCACTGAGGCAGCCGCCCGGGAAGTCTTCGAGGAGACCGGTCTGAATGCCGAGCTGACCACTTTACTGGCCGTAGAGGCTGCTGGTGGCTCTTGGTTCCGCTTCGTGCTCACGGGACGCATCACCGGCGGGCGACTTAAAACGCCAGCGGATGCAGACGCCGAGTCCATCCAGGCGAGGTGGGTTCGCAATCCCAAGGAGGTGCCTCTGCGAGCCAACGATATACTCAACATCATTGACATTGGTCGAGCCTACCACCAGGGGCAGAAAGTCGCTATTACCCCTTCGCCCTGGCACGGCAACATACTGCCCACACGCTACTCCCACAAGCGGAACTATCTGCGGGTACTGGCCGTGGCTCGGAAGCGGGCTCACAACTCGCTAAACATCCTGGTAAGCGAGAAGAATGCCCACCACTTCCCCACGGTAGAACTGCATCCGAATCGCAGCCTGCACTCCACACTGCGCAAATTTATGATTGAGATTTTTGGCGCGGAGCTGCCACAGCACAGACCTCATGGTTTACTTAGTGTTGAACACTCGCCTTCGGAGCAGGAGAACAAGGATGGTATATGCCTGAATCTGCTGGTTGCCTTCAGACCGCCCCTGGAGGAAATCTCGCTAATCGGCAAGTGCATTTGGCAGGAGCTCGGAGCACCACTCGATGAGATGTTAGGACGCATTGTCAGCAGCAAGAACGCCTCCATTCCGCTCAACGTTGTGCGCTAA